In one window of Duganella dendranthematis DNA:
- a CDS encoding TonB-dependent receptor plug domain-containing protein, whose product MSSNPKDHHNVPLTALALAVSLALIAPAQAADPGAEGSVVVVTGSRVSGRTVENSASPIDVLTQEDLANSGSDNLLGALVALVPSFNLPGQSPQPDLGSIVLGVQQRNLSPAYTLVLINGKRRNTTAVVNEGGFAGSAAVDLGLIPTSAIDHVEVLRDGASALYGSSAIAGTVNVILKHNAQSGSVVFKGGSTFKGGGENGSIAVDQGLALGEGGFVNLFGQLSKQKPAIRSSPLNPNYLYYPAIKADGTLSTTLGANNTLPAGAKPNPKEATRDNAPWRNSGQKLDVRNASVGFNGEYDLGRDLTVYSFGTYADRRAYSAQNFRSPFSIYSSTLARTNGWYGFYPDGFTPQESTSDREAQLVAGIRGVLGGWNWDLSTNYGKDKVDVYTVDSANYALPASAGQTDFYIGQNAYSLWSNTLDLTRSVETGWTAKPLNLSAGLEYSQEHSQLKPGEPNAYLGVIPGDGGSGSGGAQSLPGYLPRDASDTKRHSYSGYLGAGANITKEWFLDGGLRGEHYSDFGSSGAIGKLSTRYDFSPAFALRGTASNGFHAPALQTVSFSNTSGRPNGLISSLVRPDSAAGLALGAVPLAPEKAKGYTLGITGDVASQFNYALDFYQTEVQHTLGTSASVGLDRTNADGQFRDATGALLTPAQLAVLQNYFTTAGLAIPQQGNGLTAHYFTDVGDVRSRGLDLTVDGKHRLGDGVLRWNFAANINTSAFTRISGIPAKLQGLPNITTLSLTNQQNTLYLAPRDKQILNVNYKSGAFTVNVIETRIGKVRRFWTNADNAAAGLPTTGEWNAGKLWTTDLTLGWNLGHGFDAKVSAFNLFNERARRVPDISRTNASKGQYLYAFDTSGPLGADIGTQYAATLNYKF is encoded by the coding sequence TAACTGCGCTGGCTCTGGCGGTTTCCCTGGCCCTGATTGCGCCCGCGCAGGCGGCCGATCCGGGCGCGGAGGGGAGTGTGGTGGTGGTTACCGGTTCGCGCGTGAGTGGACGCACTGTGGAGAATAGCGCCTCGCCGATCGACGTCCTCACGCAGGAAGATTTGGCCAACAGCGGTTCGGACAATCTGCTCGGCGCGCTGGTTGCGCTGGTGCCGTCCTTCAATCTGCCGGGCCAATCGCCGCAACCCGATTTGGGCAGTATTGTGCTCGGCGTACAACAGCGCAATCTGTCGCCGGCGTACACGCTGGTACTGATCAACGGTAAGCGCCGCAACACCACGGCGGTGGTCAACGAGGGCGGCTTCGCCGGCTCGGCTGCGGTGGACCTGGGCTTGATACCGACCAGCGCGATCGACCACGTCGAAGTGTTGCGCGACGGCGCATCGGCATTGTACGGTTCGTCGGCGATTGCCGGCACCGTCAACGTGATACTGAAACACAATGCGCAAAGCGGCAGCGTCGTCTTTAAAGGCGGCTCCACGTTCAAAGGGGGCGGCGAGAACGGCAGCATTGCCGTGGACCAGGGCCTCGCATTGGGCGAGGGCGGTTTCGTCAACCTGTTCGGGCAATTGAGCAAGCAGAAACCGGCAATCCGCAGTTCGCCCTTGAATCCGAACTATTTGTATTACCCTGCGATCAAAGCCGACGGCACCTTGTCCACCACGCTCGGCGCCAACAACACATTGCCAGCCGGGGCCAAGCCGAATCCCAAGGAAGCCACGCGCGACAATGCGCCGTGGAGGAACAGCGGACAAAAACTCGACGTCAGGAACGCCAGCGTCGGCTTCAATGGCGAGTATGACCTGGGCCGCGACCTCACCGTCTACAGCTTCGGCACGTATGCCGACCGCCGCGCATATTCGGCGCAGAACTTCCGCAGCCCGTTTTCCATCTATAGCAGCACGCTGGCGCGGACCAACGGCTGGTACGGGTTTTATCCAGACGGCTTTACGCCGCAGGAATCCACCTCCGACCGTGAGGCGCAACTGGTGGCCGGTATCCGTGGCGTGCTTGGCGGCTGGAATTGGGACTTGAGTACCAACTACGGCAAGGACAAGGTCGATGTCTACACCGTGGATTCCGCCAACTACGCGCTGCCAGCTTCTGCCGGTCAAACCGATTTTTACATCGGCCAGAACGCTTATTCCCTGTGGTCGAACACGCTAGATCTGACCCGCAGTGTGGAGACCGGTTGGACCGCCAAGCCGCTGAATCTTTCGGCCGGTCTCGAATATTCCCAGGAACATAGCCAGCTCAAGCCGGGCGAGCCCAACGCCTATCTGGGTGTGATTCCGGGCGACGGCGGCAGTGGCAGCGGCGGTGCGCAATCGCTGCCCGGTTATCTGCCGCGTGATGCGTCCGATACCAAGCGCCATAGTTATTCCGGCTATCTCGGCGCCGGCGCCAACATCACCAAGGAATGGTTCCTCGACGGCGGCCTGCGCGGCGAGCATTACTCGGATTTCGGTAGCAGCGGGGCAATCGGCAAGCTGTCGACGCGCTATGACTTCAGCCCGGCGTTTGCATTACGCGGTACCGCCAGCAATGGCTTCCACGCGCCGGCACTGCAAACCGTCTCGTTCAGCAATACGTCCGGCCGCCCGAATGGCCTGATTTCCTCGCTGGTGAGGCCGGACTCGGCGGCCGGCCTGGCGCTGGGCGCGGTTCCTCTGGCGCCGGAAAAAGCCAAGGGCTACACTCTCGGCATTACCGGCGACGTCGCGTCGCAATTCAATTACGCGCTGGACTTTTATCAGACGGAAGTGCAACACACGCTCGGCACTTCCGCCTCCGTCGGCCTGGACCGCACCAACGCGGACGGCCAATTCCGCGACGCCACCGGCGCGCTCCTGACGCCTGCGCAGCTGGCCGTCCTGCAAAACTACTTTACGACGGCCGGGCTGGCCATTCCGCAGCAAGGCAATGGGCTGACGGCGCATTACTTCACCGATGTCGGCGACGTCCGCAGTCGCGGCCTGGACTTGACCGTCGATGGCAAGCACCGTCTGGGCGATGGTGTGTTGAGGTGGAACTTCGCCGCGAATATCAATACCAGCGCATTCACGCGCATTTCCGGCATCCCGGCGAAGTTGCAGGGGCTGCCCAACATCACCACCTTGTCGCTGACCAACCAGCAGAACACGCTGTACCTGGCGCCGCGTGACAAGCAAATCCTCAACGTCAATTACAAAAGCGGCGCCTTCACCGTCAATGTGATTGAAACCCGGATTGGCAAAGTGCGCCGCTTCTGGACCAACGCCGACAACGCCGCGGCCGGTCTCCCGACCACCGGAGAATGGAACGCCGGCAAACTCTGGACCACCGACCTGACGCTAGGCTGGAATCTGGGACATGGGTTTGACGCCAAAGTATCCGCCTTCAACCTGTTCAACGAACGCGCGCGACGCGTGCCGGATATCTCGCGCACCAACGCGTCCAAGGGCCAGTATCTGTACGCCTTCGACACCAGCGGACCGCTGGGCGCCGACATCGGCACGCAGTATGCCGCCACGCTGAATTACAAGTTCTAA
- a CDS encoding DUF6644 family protein, which translates to MSVHTHPAVIEWLAQTSVAHTFNEADPWIFAAVMSIHLLGIALAFGTSLILDLRLVGIGLRASSAASIAQNVQPYLLAGLSVALLSGFWLFVADVLKFWANPVFKTKLVLLIVMTVAQIWLLRSAKHDAAPARPVAALIALTWLATIIAGRLIGLL; encoded by the coding sequence ATGTCTGTCCACACGCATCCAGCGGTCATCGAATGGCTGGCGCAAACTTCGGTCGCCCATACTTTCAACGAAGCCGATCCCTGGATTTTCGCCGCCGTCATGAGCATCCATTTGCTCGGCATCGCGCTGGCATTCGGCACCTCCCTGATACTCGATTTGCGCCTGGTCGGAATCGGCCTGCGGGCCAGTTCGGCGGCGAGTATCGCTCAAAACGTGCAGCCCTATTTGCTGGCCGGATTGAGCGTCGCCTTGCTCAGCGGCTTCTGGTTGTTTGTTGCCGATGTATTGAAATTCTGGGCGAACCCGGTATTCAAAACAAAACTGGTGCTGCTCATCGTGATGACGGTGGCGCAGATATGGCTGCTGCGTAGCGCCAAACATGACGCCGCGCCAGCAAGGCCGGTTGCCGCGCTGATCGCGCTGACGTGGCTGGCAACAATTATTGCGGGCCGCTTGATTGGTTTACTTTAA
- a CDS encoding DUF6644 family protein — protein MPVGIFFDELAALPVSQLIGESLNLFTALDVIHVVGVLLLAGSIAVVDLRLLGLAFPEVGLATLQKQVLPITILGAVLVFPSGIGLFLPQAARIWVNPLLQAKLLLLILAALNIGYWHYNFSRHAQWSNAPVLPWQARFAGASSLLLWTGTLIAGRLIAFYI, from the coding sequence ATGCCTGTTGGCATTTTTTTTGACGAGTTGGCGGCGCTGCCTGTCAGCCAACTCATTGGTGAATCACTGAATCTGTTCACCGCGCTCGATGTGATCCATGTGGTGGGCGTCTTGCTGCTTGCGGGCAGCATTGCGGTCGTGGACTTGCGTTTGCTCGGCCTCGCGTTTCCGGAGGTCGGGCTGGCGACGCTGCAAAAGCAAGTCCTGCCGATCACCATACTCGGCGCCGTGCTTGTTTTCCCCAGCGGCATCGGACTGTTTTTGCCGCAAGCGGCCAGGATATGGGTCAACCCGCTGCTGCAAGCCAAGCTGCTGTTGCTGATATTGGCCGCGCTGAACATCGGCTATTGGCACTATAACTTTTCGCGCCATGCGCAATGGAGCAACGCGCCGGTGCTGCCGTGGCAAGCCAGATTCGCCGGGGCTTCCTCGCTGCTGTTATGGACGGGCACGCTGATCGCCGGCCGCCTGATCGCTTTTTATATCTGA